The following proteins are co-located in the Heliorestis convoluta genome:
- a CDS encoding ABC transporter permease, with translation MSFFDSLQLSLRSLKGNKLRSFLTTLGIMIGVAAVITLVSLGQGTSSRITASIESLGSNLLIVTPGMVPSEQRELAEGRNHLTLDDAAALEEIDIVNAVAPQVRRQGQILWRSENWTTVIEGTTSEYIDVRNSAIEEGRFFNRLDVRRQQNVVVLGATVAEKLFASYENEGIGQVIEINQTPFTVIGILEEEGNQGYANQDDRVIIPITTAMDRLFHIQEMNAVFVSASSSEVMEQAHREVEQVLRVQKNVPPTEPIFFQISSQSQILNAAEEIGRLMTGLLAGIAAISLFVGGIGIMNIMLVSVTERTREIGVRKAIGATKGAILQQFIIESVTLSLLGGIMGIVFGLAVAQIVDYFTPLATMVTLRPILYAFFFSFFVGILFGVYPASKAAQLNPIEALRHQ, from the coding sequence TTGAGTTTTTTTGATTCATTACAACTATCTTTGCGCAGCTTGAAAGGAAACAAGCTGCGCTCTTTTTTAACGACTTTAGGTATTATGATCGGTGTTGCGGCTGTTATAACACTGGTCTCGTTAGGTCAAGGAACGTCTTCTCGCATCACTGCAAGCATAGAAAGCCTTGGAAGCAACCTGCTTATCGTTACACCGGGTATGGTCCCGTCCGAACAACGAGAACTAGCAGAAGGCCGCAACCACCTTACGTTAGATGATGCAGCCGCTTTAGAAGAAATCGATATCGTCAATGCTGTAGCACCACAAGTGCGTCGCCAGGGACAGATTCTCTGGCGCAGTGAAAACTGGACAACGGTTATTGAAGGTACGACATCAGAATATATAGACGTTCGTAACAGTGCCATTGAAGAAGGCCGTTTTTTTAACCGCTTGGATGTAAGGCGCCAACAAAACGTGGTAGTCCTTGGTGCCACAGTGGCAGAAAAACTTTTTGCATCTTATGAAAATGAGGGCATCGGCCAAGTTATTGAAATTAATCAAACACCTTTTACCGTCATTGGTATCTTAGAAGAAGAAGGCAACCAGGGTTATGCCAACCAAGACGATCGTGTGATTATTCCGATTACTACAGCCATGGATAGGCTTTTTCATATTCAAGAAATGAACGCTGTATTTGTTTCAGCTAGCTCATCCGAAGTGATGGAACAAGCCCACCGTGAAGTAGAACAAGTATTGCGTGTCCAAAAAAATGTGCCGCCCACAGAACCTATTTTCTTTCAGATTAGTTCGCAATCTCAAATCTTAAACGCCGCTGAAGAGATTGGAAGACTGATGACAGGATTGCTAGCAGGCATTGCAGCCATTAGCCTTTTTGTCGGCGGCATTGGAATTATGAATATTATGCTTGTTTCGGTAACAGAGCGGACACGAGAAATTGGTGTGCGCAAAGCCATTGGCGCTACAAAAGGCGCTATTTTACAGCAATTTATTATTGAATCGGTAACACTCAGTCTATTGGGTGGCATCATGGGCATTGTTTTTGGACTGGCCGTAGCGCAGATCGTCGATTATTTTACACCTCTAGCGACGATGGTGACTTTGCGTCCCATTCTTTACGCTTTTTTCTTTTCTTTCTTTGTAGGAATTCTTTTTGGCGTCTATCCTGCTAGCAAAGCA
- a CDS encoding HlyD family efflux transporter periplasmic adaptor subunit: protein MFANRFAVFFNKKNKKVLLLLAIIAMMIGSSYTVYASWAPLSTNEKEAQVLPVERGNVTETVAVSGTVQVPTQLNLSFLSGANQITSVQVQVGQMVQAGQVLATLDNSVAQTQVAHARGNLLAAEARLAQAREGASVQAIAVQKANVEKARVAVAGAQKDYDNQQILFQDRSQAYQQVMNAENQIEQAKIQLRSAQAGLNSAKAKLAAMQQGPSSSAIYAQEVTVQAAQSQYQHAQEQLNQAIAAEASEEIIAEAQRTRYQAQVTLANAEKQLDDLRRGPDRNQLAQGQAAVDQAKAVVDQVEATLRSAEKNKEIALKNYEDRGQAKAQLDQAENRLQQAQASYEATMAQLEQLKAPPDGAVVQAAEGAVAQARAHYEQQRIHLDKLTLRAPIDGMIVQVNGKVGEFPVGGRPFIVLNDANSETLQVLAHVSQGDIGRIQGAMDVLYTSTAYPDAEFYGKVLSISPEPTLRNGVTMYEVILSVDGEALLKPGMTVNAMITIATRDNVLYLPSRALVEEGGQDGVYIVTADQGSRQPIFQPVTVGLFSTDKMEITSGLIEGQEVIVTMPKKDDKKNKPSIWDF, encoded by the coding sequence TGATGATAGGAAGCTCTTATACCGTCTATGCCAGTTGGGCTCCCCTATCGACAAATGAGAAAGAGGCACAAGTCTTACCTGTAGAACGAGGTAATGTAACAGAAACTGTAGCTGTTTCTGGAACGGTGCAAGTGCCAACACAGTTAAACTTAAGTTTTCTAAGTGGAGCGAACCAGATTACATCTGTGCAAGTGCAAGTAGGTCAAATGGTGCAAGCTGGACAAGTACTGGCCACCTTAGACAACAGTGTAGCCCAAACTCAAGTGGCTCATGCAAGGGGAAATCTGCTAGCAGCGGAAGCACGTCTTGCGCAAGCCAGAGAAGGTGCTAGCGTACAAGCCATTGCTGTCCAAAAAGCCAATGTAGAAAAAGCAAGAGTGGCTGTAGCAGGTGCTCAAAAAGATTATGATAATCAGCAAATATTGTTTCAAGATCGTTCACAAGCCTACCAGCAGGTTATGAATGCAGAAAATCAGATAGAGCAAGCCAAAATCCAACTTCGCTCTGCTCAAGCCGGCTTAAATAGTGCCAAAGCAAAACTAGCAGCCATGCAACAAGGCCCTTCTTCTTCGGCGATTTACGCCCAGGAAGTAACGGTACAAGCAGCGCAGAGTCAGTATCAACATGCACAAGAACAGCTCAATCAAGCCATTGCAGCAGAAGCTTCTGAAGAGATTATCGCAGAAGCTCAGCGAACACGCTATCAAGCGCAAGTGACCTTGGCCAATGCAGAGAAACAGCTTGATGATCTACGAAGAGGTCCTGATCGAAATCAACTGGCACAGGGGCAGGCGGCCGTTGATCAAGCCAAGGCCGTCGTCGATCAAGTAGAAGCAACACTTCGATCAGCAGAGAAAAACAAAGAAATAGCCCTTAAGAATTACGAGGATCGAGGCCAAGCCAAGGCACAGCTTGATCAAGCTGAAAATCGTTTGCAACAAGCCCAGGCCAGTTATGAAGCGACTATGGCGCAACTAGAACAACTCAAAGCACCTCCCGACGGCGCAGTCGTTCAAGCTGCAGAAGGTGCTGTCGCTCAAGCAAGAGCTCATTACGAGCAACAAAGGATTCACCTCGATAAATTGACCTTACGAGCGCCTATTGACGGCATGATTGTACAAGTGAACGGCAAAGTCGGTGAATTTCCTGTGGGAGGACGGCCATTTATTGTTTTGAACGATGCCAACAGTGAAACATTGCAAGTCCTAGCTCATGTCAGTCAAGGTGATATTGGCAGAATTCAAGGTGCTATGGATGTCCTCTATACAAGTACAGCCTATCCCGATGCAGAATTCTACGGCAAAGTCTTAAGCATTTCACCAGAGCCTACTTTACGTAATGGCGTTACCATGTACGAAGTCATTCTTTCTGTAGATGGAGAAGCTTTGCTAAAGCCAGGCATGACTGTTAATGCCATGATTACGATTGCAACGCGAGACAATGTACTCTACTTGCCTTCGAGAGCCCTTGTAGAAGAGGGAGGGCAAGATGGCGTTTATATCGTCACAGCCGATCAAGGATCACGCCAACCGATCTTTCAGCCTGTTACAGTCGGTTTGTTTAGCACAGACAAAATGGAAATCACCTCTGGTCTCATAGAAGGACAAGAAGTCATAGTTACAATGCCGAAAAAAGATGACAAAAAAAATAAACCTTCTATCTGGGACTTCTGA
- a CDS encoding ABC transporter ATP-binding protein, with translation MILLENLNKIYQTGEERIFALNGLNLSIEEGEFVAIMGPSGSGKSTMMNVIGCLDQPTEGHYYLNNQPIAKASDDELAAIRNKKIGFVFQSFNLLPKLSALENVELPMLYSGLSRQERREKAAEALEKVGLAHRMQNRPTELSGGQQQRVSIARALVNDPLLLLADEPTGALDSRTTVEIMEIFQSLHEQGKTILVVTHEAEIAEYAQRLILFRDGEIVEDKR, from the coding sequence CTGATTCTCCTAGAGAATCTAAATAAAATCTATCAAACCGGTGAAGAAAGAATTTTTGCCCTTAATGGACTTAATTTGTCCATTGAAGAAGGCGAATTTGTAGCGATTATGGGCCCTTCTGGTTCGGGCAAGTCAACAATGATGAATGTAATCGGTTGCCTTGATCAACCGACAGAAGGCCATTACTATCTTAACAATCAACCCATTGCAAAAGCTTCAGATGATGAGCTAGCAGCCATTCGTAATAAAAAAATCGGCTTTGTTTTTCAAAGCTTTAACTTGCTACCTAAACTATCAGCCCTAGAGAATGTAGAGCTTCCAATGCTTTATAGCGGTTTATCGCGACAAGAGAGACGGGAAAAAGCAGCAGAAGCTTTGGAGAAAGTTGGATTGGCTCATCGTATGCAAAATCGCCCCACAGAGCTGTCAGGGGGGCAACAACAGCGGGTCTCCATTGCCCGCGCGCTCGTTAATGATCCCCTATTGCTACTAGCCGATGAACCGACGGGTGCTTTAGATAGTCGCACTACCGTAGAGATCATGGAAATATTCCAAAGCCTTCACGAACAAGGAAAAACCATTTTAGTAGTAACTCATGAAGCGGAGATTGCAGAGTACGCCCAGAGGCTGATCCTTTTCCGAGACGGAGAGATTGTAGAAGATAAGAGGTGA